A single genomic interval of Eurosta solidaginis isolate ZX-2024a chromosome 3, ASM4086904v1, whole genome shotgun sequence harbors:
- the LOC137243784 gene encoding phosphatidylinositol 4,5-bisphosphate 5-phosphatase A-like, which yields MDASIIANLCVYILTWNVGTHHPDDISMTGALSLDRTSSCPDQRLPDIYVVGLQEVSTHAKNQLFNIFHDDPWTFKVSEYLIPYDYIKVSTEQLQGILVMMFAQPKHEPHIKDVEVQNTRTGLRGLWGNKGAVSIRMTLYGTGVTFVGAHLAAHDQKLAERIEHYNQIVNNHHYKTSKYRSIFDHDCVFWFGDLNFRLTGTDSARDVRSLVEQGKLDELIERDQLLLLRKKDKEAFALLTEQLPTFPPTFKFIEGTSEYKLKRRPAWCDRILHRVQELRNPDIVLGITQLSYKSHPDYVLSDHKPVSAEFLYKIEAQTQTDDKLYELMHRDRRNEAPLANSSCSLIPKWSHQLIKRTKAKKRN from the exons atggaTGCATCCATAATTGCTAATTTGTGCGTATATATACTTACGTGGAATGTGGGTACACATCATCCCGATGACATATCTATGACGGGGGCCCTTTCGCTCGACAGAACTTCATCATGTCCCGATCAGCGGTTACCAGATATTTACGTTGTTGGACTGCAAGAAGTTAGTACACATGCTAAAAATCAACTATTCAACATATTTCACGATGATCCATGGACATTTAAAGTGAGTGAGTATCTCATACCATAcgattatataaaagtgagcacAGAGCAACTACAAGGAATACTCGTTATGATGTTTGCGCAACCTAAACATGAGCCTCACATAAAAGATGTAGAAGTTCAAAATACGCGTACAGGTTTAAGAGGCTTGTGGGGTAATAAGGGTGCGGTAAGCATACGTATGACTCTCTATGGTACAGGTGTGACTTTCGTTGGTGCACATTTAGCGGCGCATGATCAGAAGTTGGCCGAACGCATTGAACATTACAATCAAATAGTAAATAATCATCATTATAAAACATCCAAATATCGCAGCATATTTGATCATGACTGCGTTTTCTGGTTCGGTGATCTCAACTTCCGTTTAACAGGCACCGATTCTGCACGGGATGTACGCTCATTGGTGGAGCAGGGTAAATTGGATGAGTTAATAGAACGTGATCAACTATTGTTGTTACGTAAAAAAGACAAAGAAGCATTCGCCTTGCTCACTGAACAATTACCCACTTTCCCGCCCACATTCAAATTCATTGAGGGCACATCAGAGTATAAATTGAAACGACGTCCAGCATGGTGTGATCGCATTTTGCATCGCGTACAAGAGTTGCGTAATCCTGATATCGTATTAGGTATAACACAATTATCATATAAATCACATCCAGACTATGTTCTGTCCGATCATAAGCCTGTCTCAGCTGAATTTCTCTACAAAATTGAAGCCCAAACGCAAACAGATGATAAACTGTATGAGTTGATGCATAGAGACCGTAGAAATGAAGCGCCCTTAGCTAAT TCTTCCTGCAGCTTGATACCGAAATGGTCGCACCAATTGATTAAAAGGACTAAGGCAAAAAAAAGAAACTGA